In Gammaproteobacteria bacterium, the DNA window CGGCGACGCACCCTGGTCAGTCGCATCAATCTGGTCTCCAGGAGCGATCTTTACTAGTCTATAACGCCATATTAAATATCCATCCCGCCCTGTCTCTGACCAATAACGATCGATACGATATAACCCACCATATTGATACCCACTAGTCGGGGCAAAAGGAGAGTCATGCACTGCGCCTCGCTCACCCGTATAGGATTTCCTTCGAGGAAGTTTTCAGCTAGTAGTTTATTTCCCCTGGTTAACTCCTGATCCTTAACTTGCCTTCCGCTGCTAAGATCGCGACCACCTTGACCTGTGTAAATAATTACCTCGCCATCATCAACATCATCTACATAGCCACCTGGGAGCACAACGGACTCGCCACCACTTCCAATCCCAGCTCGAGTCCCTCTGTGCACGCCTGCGTCGTGTAGTGCCTGCCTATCCGCAAAGATCGCGCCGTCTTCTACTCCCTCAATTTCTCCAATCATACCTTCACTACCTTTTGTATTAACATTTATTGTGCGCGTTAAACGCGTAAACCACAAAAGGCAACGTACCGGATCGATGAGGCCGTTACCCAGTGGTAGAATAAGTCGTTGAGTGGTAAAGGTAACTGCATGATCAATAAACTATCTGCTAGGGATCGAGAGTTTGCAGACAATTTTTTCGGCGGACCCGATGAGGTACGTGGCAACGCAACTGCCTGCTACCGCCATCTGCACCCCAAAGCCAAGATAACTACCTGCCAGGTAGAGGGTTCGAAAATCCTATCAAAACCAATGGTAGCGCTTTACCTCGAATCTAGGCGTGTAGAATTAACTAAATCAACCGGTATTAACGCCGAATACGTTCTGCGCCAATCTGTTCGCTACCTGGAAATAGCATTTGGTGATCGACCAGCACCAGAGGGGTTTAATGCGATGGGTGTTAAAGCGGCGCTCGAGCTAATCGGTAAAAATACTGGTGTCAAAGCATTTCAGGATAGTATTGAGATCGGGCATACATTTAAACTGGAGCAGATGCTAAACGATCGCATCAAGGCTATAGAGGTGGCAGCAGACCAGCGTAAATTGGAACTGGTCAAATAGAACCATTTCACGGGATGGCACAGCATCCTGATGCCACG includes these proteins:
- a CDS encoding YDG/SRA domain-containing protein, giving the protein MIGEIEGVEDGAIFADRQALHDAGVHRGTRAGIGSGGESVVLPGGYVDDVDDGEVIIYTGQGGRDLSSGRQVKDQELTRGNKLLAENFLEGNPIRVSEAQCMTLLLPRLVGINMVGYIVSIVIGQRQGGMDI
- a CDS encoding terminase small subunit — its product is MINKLSARDREFADNFFGGPDEVRGNATACYRHLHPKAKITTCQVEGSKILSKPMVALYLESRRVELTKSTGINAEYVLRQSVRYLEIAFGDRPAPEGFNAMGVKAALELIGKNTGVKAFQDSIEIGHTFKLEQMLNDRIKAIEVAADQRKLELVK